Within the Epinephelus lanceolatus isolate andai-2023 chromosome 9, ASM4190304v1, whole genome shotgun sequence genome, the region CGTGTTTAGTGTTGAGTTTAGTGTTTATAGGAGATTAACACATCACTAAATTTAAAGTTTATGCATCACACAAAGTAGTTCTTATAGAGAAACTGGTTATTATGTGTAACTTCCGGGTGTAACTGTTAGTGACTGTACGTAACGGTAGCTAACACAACCAACTGACAAAGCTCACGTTAGCTTGCTTATAGGCTATATGACCCATTTAGACCCATTTGACCCAATGTGATTAATGTCCGAACATAAtgcgttttgtttttttttcaccaagacAAACTCCCATACGTCTCAGTTGACGAGTCCAAATTAATATGCACCTTATGTCTAACGGAATTAAAATATCACCGAAGTACTTTGAATTTAAGCTACCACCTATGAACTAAttttgaactgtttttttttttttttactatttttaaaaagttattgATTCATAGAATGGAGAGAAGAGGTAATAATACGACTGAAGTGTCTGACCTGACATTTGGGaagattttaaataaaaaaaaaacatgactatAATATCAGAATAAACGACCAGATCACATTAGCTAGGTTagcataaacaaaacaaattcttACCTACATTTAGAAATGATTACTAGTTACATTTAATATATCATCCCACTAAAACTAGAATTTTGTGATGCTTCAGTGACTTTGGATTTTTTCGGATGAAGCTGCAGACAGTTCTTAAGTATTAATAGTGCAACATGATTTAGTAGGCTATATCTCAAGTTTGAAACTATCAACTAGTTAGCCTACTTCATGCACAAACTTGGTGATGTATTTACGAATAGCTGGTGCCTAATCCAGAACAGTGTTAGCCTCATTTTGAGAGGCATTTGAAACAATAATCCTTGTACCACGAAACCATCCAGACAATCGCAGTTGGAAATActtcttgtttttatgtttgacTCTCACGGAGAAGTAGATGACTGAACGCCACGGCTTCCGCTTCCCCCGATTGTCTATTTCTTTTTGGCACTTGTGTGAGCAGCTGCACCATCTGACACCAAAGCgggttaaaaacaaacagattaaaaaaagcaaaccaaTACCCACCGTGCTCAAAGGCCCTGAAAACATGTCTGTTCTCAATCATCTTTTAACAACAGATGATGTGGTCCAGATGAAGCAGATTAACTGAGTTTTTAAGTGTTCAGCTCTTAATAAATAATGGATGTCCCCCTCCCAACTTCATTGATTGTTGCTCTGCAGCCAAACAAGCTAAAAAGAACCTGTTTACCAAAACACCCTCATTTATAATCTCAACCAGAGTATTCAAATTAAGTCTTAACAGAGGTTTAACATAAGATAAAAACCATAACTGCGGTGATCCAGTATTGTTGAATATTGAATGTTACAGacaatttaagatttgaaaCCTAAGTTTTCAGAGGCTTTAAATATCTCCCTTTTTAAACTTATTCTCCTGGCAATCTGCTGTTATTGTGCTGTGATCCTTCTATTCATTAGTCTTAATTCTGCAGAGCACTCAGCTGAATAAACAGGACACCTTGCAGAGTGTAGAGGGTTTAATTAAATGCTTGATCAAACTAGACaggctgctgtttgtgtgttaattaaaactgtaaaacaaaatcaagTGCTCTGTCTCAGAGTGTGGGGTTATTACAAAGATATAAACTGCTCAAACTATCTTTGGTCCAATTTTGTTTTATATGCTGTACTGACATCCCCCCCCCTGCAATGCCAAGTCCGCTGGGAGGACTGTGATATATAGAAAACAAGTGCAATAAAGCCATATTAGAAAGCTTTGCATTGGTGTGACTGGGTTTGCGCAGGCTCGGCTGAAATCCACCACACATCTTCTCGACTTTTCTCTACATGCACAGACGTTTACAGTCTGTTACCTTCACTGAGGTTACAATCCAACCTGAAAAGAGAGCAAAGGCCACCAATTTGTCAGCTCTTGTATTAAATAAGACATTAACCATTGAAGTGCAGCTTTAAACTGCCGGAGGACAGACTCCCTTTTTAAAGACTGCATCAGTAGAAAGTCTAAATACACTCAGGTGAAACATCACTAAAGGGTTCCCAGAGTTTCCTCCATGGTGAGTATAGATGAACAGAGTAGGATTTTTAGGGGCTCCGGGTATTACTTGAAGTATTTCCCTTTCGATACGGGCCTTCCCAAGTTCCTCGTCCTCCAAAACAAACGTGATGATCACCAGGTAGCCCTCTCCCAGTGCCGTCTGGGCCCTACAGGTCCTCTGTGTAGATGATACAGGGACTAGTGTCCTCGCTCGACTCCAGCTGCACTGTGGAGACAAACCAGCGGCGGGAGCCTGTGGCGTTGTAGTTGAGCGTGGTGCGGTAAGTGTTCTTGGCGTGCTTCGGATAGATGATGGTGGTGCTCTGGTAGCTGATTGGCTTCTGCCGCGGCTCCAGGTACACCTGGGACTTGTAGCTCCTCCAAGTGCAGTTCCGCACTGCCACTACTGTCTCGCTGAAGGAGGTGGCTGTGGGGACGGGGGCGCAGTACACCCGGTCTCTGTAATGCTTGTCGGAGTCGTACTTGACCTCAGAGTTGCACCTGAACAGGAGAAGGTGAGAACTCTTTAGAAACACATCTGAAATTGGTCACTAGGTGGCAGTGTTGACAAGACAATATTGATGAAAATCAGTGCCCTAGGCTCCATATTCAAACAAAttctgtgtctttatgtgtcaaaGTTCTCTTACTTGATTTCCTGCTCTGGTTTGGGGTTGACCTCGATGCTTTCCCCAAAGAACACAGGGTACATGCGAGTCTTTGGGTCTGTGCCCGTGGAGTTAAGCAGCAGGTAGGGCAGCTGTGCGGAGGAAACACAATCAGGAGTCAGTTAAAAACAATCTCACAAAAAACATCCATGAACTGCTGAACTGTTTGTAACCAGCCTGCCAACGTGTCCATTCAAAGAATTCCAGTAAAAAATCCCAGCATGGTTGGGGGTTTCAGCAGAGCCAGCAAcccaaattaaaaacactgcagtccccACCCTCTCAAGGAAAACACGCGCCTTGATCCGCCCTCATGTGTCCGTGGCATGACTATTACTACAACAACTATTAGACAAGAAGCACAGCAGTCGGGGCAACACTTCCATTTTAATTCAGATAATTACGCAGTGTGGGTCCAGCCAAATTAAGTGTTGGTGGTAAATCTCTTTCTGGCTGGCTGGAGACGTGTGACCCTGACAcaacctgtgtgtatgtgtgtgtgtgtgcgcgtgtgtgtgtagactgaaaacaggcTTACAGATGTTGGCCCTGCAGTAGTTACAGAAATGCTAAATGCGCTTACTGATATGAGTCTCTAGAGCAGCTGGTAGCCAGACTGAGTGGAGATGATGCTGTTAGAAAACGATAATGAGGTGATGTTGAAAGATTCTCGTACTGCCTGCCAGCCTGCACAGGGAGGTAAGAGGTCTCATGGGAGAAAGTTATCTAACTGAAAGACAGTCTGTAAAAGgtctgcaactaacgattatttttattatctatTAATCTGCCCATTACTTTGTCTATTAGTCATTTCGTcaataaaatgactaaaaaaataGTGACGCAAGCCCTGTGTACTATCCCAGAGTCCAAGGGTACGCATTATAATGGTATGTTTATTCGACCAACAGCCCACAAATCCAAAGCTATTCAGTTTGttatcatgtatgacaaagaaaagcatcaaattctgatattttAGAAGCATTAAAACCTTAAAAAACTTCTGAAATCATTATTCGATGATCAAAATAGTTGtcaattttctgtcaatcgACTACAAATTGAACCAATTCGACTACGATCAAAACAATTAatcgactaatcattgcagctttAGTCAGTAATGACACATGCTATGTCTTCATTATATTTCTTGATTCTTATGAAAATCATGATTTCTATGGGTTCAAATTATCAACTTGAGTAAGAGGGTGTCTCCTCTCTTCAGGTTCATCTTAACCTGTGGCCACTGTCACCACTCCACCTTCTTCACACATTAGAGCTGTTTCacacagttcacacacacagtttgatgCTTTCTGGGGCATAAAGTacttttaaaaccaaaatattAGACAAAGGCTGCAACTAATCCTTATTTTCACAATTAATTCATCTGACCGTTATTTTCGCAATCAATTGTTTGCTGAATGGAATGCAAAacaaatttattatttttttatttatttatttatttttttttaccaaaagtccccataaaaaaaaaacacattttcaactAACTATCGCATGACAccactttgtttatttttgacaaGTTCAAACAAGGTAATGTTCAGCATTTTGCGTAAAAACCCCTTAAATAATATCAAAACTTCTGCAAATTGGCTGATTTTTTGTTTAAGCTCTAATCGGTTTCTGTAGGCATAggcgtagatttcagggggggtGCAAGGGACAATGcctcctcaatatttagaatatGCACATTTGCACTCcccagtaaaaacatgaaagtagaaAGGGacaaatttaaagatatttacACCAAAAATTCATGCAGAAAATTCTTGcataaaaaatcaccagaatggcGAAAAGTTAAGTGTTTGGCGCTCAAAATTTTCTAGCGAAGGACTCCTAAACCCCCTGTTTAATCTGTGCCCCCCTCCAatattgaaacaaaacctacagcCCTGCCTATGTAAGTAATCCAATGAACCATGTGGTCCTATTAAGGTCCAGTTAACCAACACTGAtaccacaaacacaaactgacgTTCCTGTAGGAATCATACAAATGTTACTGCATCGGTTTTCATGGGATTAATTCAGGTCATCTGTTTAAAACAGTGTACAACACCAGATGAGATACAGATATACTGTACTCAACTACCTGTAGGGACCAGGTCTGTTTTAATGCTGACCCTTGACCTCTGAGTGTTCCGTGTGAAGCCATAAGGGGGCAAACAGATCTGCACCAATCAGAAACACAGatactgccacacacacacactgtgaaggAAGGTTGTAATGGACCGTTTTCTTTGCATGTGTGTCTCTGACGGATCTGAATCAAATGGCACCCCAACCGCTACTCCAGCACCTCTCACATTACAGAGGGGAGGCTGTCACATGCTGTGCTTTGGCCACAGTTAAGCGCACATGCCACTACAGGGGACGAACAAGAACAGGCCAAGGGCATAGCAGATCGCCGTGTGAAGCTCGTCTTACCTACAGCCTACAATCATCACCACACACTATCTGAGCGGTGGAGCTGAACTTGCACAGCTGCTAGTTTTGCCACGCcagactgaataaaaaaaaaaaaaaaaaaaaaaaatctgcaggccatttattttctgctgctggtaCTTCGTGAATTGAAAAACTGCACGAGTATGTCTTTACCCATGCTGCTCCGGCATGGAGAGCATCCCAGGTATTTCTCCACGGTGAGTTCTGGcaacttctgcaaagcaaacactcGTGAATGGAGGGTAGGTCACCTCCAGGGAGGCAGTGGATCCCCCAGTAAGCACACAAAGCAtaaccccccccaccccctggAAGCACATTTCTGCCCAGGAAAAATAGTCTGCAGCTGAGCAAcccacacaatgtacaatgcacaatgcagagctgcagagagaaaCGCCAACTCAAACACACTTTTCCAACTGCTGGCTGTTTGGTAAAGTGAACTGACTTTACATCCTGCGTTTGCAAGGACGTTAATGTAAGAGCATCAGTATCACACGGTGAGGCAGATTTAGAAAAAGACATAAGATCTGtctcctgtctgtcctcctgtctaaTCCACCGACACTTGACCGGTATCCTTGAACAGGACATGCACACAACCTTCTACAACTCAGAAACAGAGACTACATGACCACACTCGTGTTTTTCATGCATCTGTCCCTCTGGTTAATTAATTCATATGTTAAgaagtgaaaatataagaataaTTATCCAACATCTGCATAAATGCGACCCAGGTTTGAAAACAGACATGCTGCCTGAGGGTTACTCCACGTTTTATTTAGAAGTGAGAGGTCATCAAACACTTATGCAATGCCCTGCAGCCACTCTAACAAGCCCCCTGCTCCCCAAAATAGAACTTCAGGATTGTTCTTAGGTGgcatacaaaaacaacacataaatagatttggaaagaaaaaaaaatcaagcacACATGTGCCTCCTCTTGTCCTGCTAACAGACACGTAACTTAAAAATATCTGATGGAGAGGTCTGATTCATTCCATACACACGGGCCCACAGATGGCAGTCGAAACACAAGCAGGAGCAGCCCCCTATCAGGACTGATCTTTAAAAGGAAAACCACATAGCAGAGGACTCCTACTAATCTGAACCTCCAAAGGATTAGAggatctctctctttctctgtttcagGCTTCATCAAACCAATGTCACGCAACTCCCAGGATGAAGTGCTGCATTTCTGAGGCCTCCCTCAGACACTCTAAAAGCCACCTCGACGTGTGCAGACATGTTCTGTAAGACTTTTGAAACTGGGAGTGACCTGGAAATGATTTTCAATCAAATCAGTCTCGTCATGAGTGACACAAATCACTGCCGTGTGTGTCCCTGAAATGCTTTGGGCACCATCAATTATCATTAAACTGAGTTTCCATGGAGAATAGTCTACTATGTGTAGTATCATGCCTGTTCTCAGCTGAATAAGTGCTAAAATAGGTGTACTGACTGTTTGTGTGGCCCATTTAAAGTATAGTTTTTGCATGTATTGCTGGAAATATTATGTAGTTTAACATTTTAGAGAAAAGTAATAGATTACTAATGCCTATAAGCTATTTTGAATTTTCAGGAAATAATTCAAGGAACTTAAAAAGTGCACAACCTGTGAACGTTAATTAAAGTTAAGAACTTActattttgttttcagttttatgtATGGACTTGCTGGTGTCCGTGGTGGGATATGAGCTCAGACAAAGACATATCTAATCATGTTCTTGTGAACAGGCACACTTTTCACTGGCGAGAGCTGTCATCACACAGGTCCTGTTTCTACTTTGTCTCTGCTGCGGCCACAGCCACAGACATGGTGAGTTGAACATTAATAAATCCAGCAGGACCCTGGCTTCCAGATGCTGGTGTATTTTTTAGctttaatcaatcatttatttttcattcattttgagaCTAAGATTAATCAGCTTCACGGTATCATCTGCAGCTTGATTTCAGCTTTTCTCTATTTTCAGCTTTTCATTTAGTGACTTTGGTGTCAAACTTCGCAGATTGAGCGAGACACATGGGAGGCGTCAGGTATCAGTGCACAAACTACTAAGAAACAGTAACACAAGACACAATGTGACTTTAAACCTCTGTACTGAAGTTAGTCTTAATGTGGTGTGACCACTGTCACAATTATGAAATGCAAATACTGGGGGTCTTCTTCATGAGATGCCCATTTGACAGAGAGGTCCCCATCTTGGGGGTTGGAACAAGTTGTCGATCACCCACAGATGAGTAACAAGTACGGGAAAATATGATAATGAGTACCAATGAAAGCCTTTAAAAACTGCTCAAATGAAACAATTTGAGAATGAGATATCATTCTGTGGTTAAACAGCTCGCCAGTCACCTGTGAAGAAGTGTTGCAAGTGGACATTGCTTCACTTTTAAGGGGTCACATACCACATGGGTTGGGAAAATCTAATAAACAACTAATTTGcctttctgtttatttaaagtGGTTCCAGCAAAGGATGCAGACCTGCTGCTGGTGGCTTATTTTAAGGTTTTTATAGAGCCAGAAGTCTGGCTTACATACTGTCTGTGTCTCATTAAGATTCTTCGGCCCTCTAATGGGCGTGATTGACATGAGAGACCTTGAAAAAGAAGTCTGACCCAAACCTTTCATGACAGCCCCCTCATGTAAATCCATCACAGAGCATTCCCATGATTTTTACTGTCTATCTTGTGAGACAGAAACCTGATCACACTAGGCATGGTGTACACACCTTCACTCAAATGCTACTGAGTGAAGTGTTATAAAGCTCTCTGTCATCCTGCTGGGAGCCCCTGGAATCCTGGCAAGGACCCCTGGGAGTCCCTGGACCCCAGTTTGGAAACCCAAGCGGGACTAATCAACTCACTGACCCTTATGACAGCACGTAGTTAGAGTCCAGCTGATGCACCagggtgaaaaaagaaaagattttaaTGGCTTATTGAGGGCTGGTGACATCTTCAGCACAAGTGCAACATCAGAAGTTTGCAACTAAGGAATTTCtgacagggagagggagagagagcttCCAGATGTTGTGTGAGTGGGACTGAAGTGAAATCTGTTCCTGGCCAAACACTAAAATGCTCTCAGATTTTCAGTTTCTCTCACAGCAGCGTCATTATTTAGCCATTAGGTCTTTTTATCCTTTAATTCAGTGTGTCAATGAAGTGACTGACTGCAAAATTACTCTGGACACAAAACAGACCCGAGTCCCTGCTTTCAGATTACAAAATTGTTTCAAATCATAGAGTAAATAAAGCGATATGTTTCTTACCAGTTTGCCTTCTCTGCTTTCCTTTTTATAGTATCCATGATGGCTTTCGACGGGCGTCGTGCAGCTGCCGGAGCGTGACTCGATCAGACCCGGAGAGAGTGAGCAGAAGGGCGGACTGGGGCTGGGGGGCAACCCCGAATCCGGACTGTCGAGCAGCCCTTCCCGGTTCTTTCCTTTCAGGCTATCATCCATCGCTTGTAAATGTAGGTGCCCCACCATTTCTGGGACCACTCAAGTCAAAAAAACACCCCAAAATCTCGCCGACAAGTTGTAGCGCTCCGAGCTGCTGCGCGCTCCTGCGTCAAAAAGAAACAATCCTGGACGAACTTTTTCAAGATGACTTCTgcaagcagaggagaggagagagaaaaaatcaGGAAATATGCGTTTAACCATTGCCCATACACTGTGGACAAAACACAGAGTGATAtgaattctgtttttatttattccaaAACTTTACTGTACCTGCGCGTCGTGGAGTATCCAccttatatatttaaatatattccAAATAGCCGTGAAAAACCAGCCACAATTTTGACACAAATCAAACCTGACACCAAACTGAATTATGAACTACCCTTAAttcaaaaaactaaacaaaactgtAGTTAAACTCgcgcaaaaacaaaaagtcgaCAGTGCGTCTGGCACCGATCAGGATGAGagctcctctgctctgctctgactctctgtgttggtgtgtatccgtgtgtgtgcgcgctctcCAGTGGAGAGCTCCTTCTTAATGATCCTGCcaggcttttttttctgcaccTGGATCCAGTCCAGCCCTCATGATCTGGATCACTTCCATATACAACCGACAGGGGCGAGCACGTCCTCCTCGCTCCTGCTGTACAGTGCAGTCTGACTCAGTGTTCATGATCAGCACCCCTGCTGAAGTGCCACCCAGCAAGTTATCCAGATCCCAACTGCTGAGCTGGTGATCTggttatattaatatttatgattaGCAGTTAGTAATCAATTGGTTTGAAATTGGTAATTATTTACCGATATCAATAAAAGCTAGTtattacataataataataatataaaactgTTCATAATTAGTAAGTTATTAATTAGTCAGTTGGCACTCATTCAGTTTGGCTCTGTTCATCATTCATGGTTATTAATTACATATAAAATAGTAACTAGCAGTCGGTAGTGATAAAACTATTCACAATTAGCAGTTAGTTATCAGTTAATTATTCAGAGTTAATATCAGAGCAATCAGTTAATAATTAGCAATTAATCACTGTTCTTTTGAATTAGTAAATATCATTGAATAAtgtatccatccatcttctaaccacttcatcctcttgagggtcgctgggggggggggggggggggggggcggagcCTATCCTAGCTGGCATTGgccaagaggcagggtacaccctggacaggtcaccagactatcgcagggctgacacatagagacagacaaccattcacactcacattcacacctatggacaatttagagtcaccaattaacctaattcccaatctgcatgtctttggactgtgggagggagccggagtgcccggagagaacccacgctgacactgggagaacatgcaaactctgcacagaagggctcccacacccgggatcgaaatgggaaccctcttgctgtgaggcgatagtgctaaccaccacaccaccatgccacccTGAATAATGTACAATATTCATTATTTGTTAATAACACTTAGTTAACATACCACACTTAATAGTGATATTACCATTTATTATTAGCAGTTAATTTCTGATTTGTCACTCCTTTATTCCTCAAAACTTTCTCATAATCTAATCTGTTTACCATGAAATTTTCTAAGAACGCTTATGCTCTGACGATGATAAACTGTATTGACATAGATAACCCCGTGGCCTTTTCTCTAACGCCATACACTGAGCAAAGAATTGCAAACATATTGTTCTCTCTTAGTAGGCCGACATGGCcaagacaacaaaacaataaaaagtcaGACAATGGATATTAAGATCAGGCTAAATGTAAACTAAGAACAGACAATTAATGAAGGAGTCATTTACCATATAATTTACTATTTTCCTGAATTTTGCCAAAGATAACAGATTCTTCAATTTAGATTCCTTTTGCAAATGATTCTGGAGAAGATGTGAAATAACGAATAACTCTTATTCTGGGTGAGCCCTGATAGAAGTTTACCCACAATAGTTTTAATAAAAGGCTGATACCAATAACCCAGTTGATGTATGGACAGATATGGTCAGCCAACTCTGTAATGCAAACCACGATGGGTCAGTGCTTTTAATTTGGTTATAATTCTCACAACACTAGAAAAAACAGAGTCTAACATTCTGAGGCATTGTGCAGATGCATTCATGTACATCAAATCATCACAGTCATGAAGTGGTTAAGGTAATGTCAATCATTTAATCCTGGCTTCAAAGAGAGAGAAGTCTTGTGTCTAAAATAAAACCCTAATCTCAGTCTCAAGTTCCAGAATCAAGCCAAAAAACAACTTGTCTTCCcaatatttaaaatatcttCAACACAAGCCCAAGTGAGCTGAAACTGCAAAATATCACAGGCAGACTGTTTATGAAGTGCATCTGAGAGAGAAGCTCCACAGATATACAAAactgtatcatctgcataacaacgAATATTATTCTATGTGtataaacatgttaattatTTATGCTGACACATTTTATTCAGGCCTAAGCTCATCTTTTGACGTCAAAAGAATTACACATTAGCTGGATGACTGCACTGAGTAAAACCCAGAACAGTTATTCAGAAATCATCCAGAAATTACCCAGTGTTATTCTAATGTAATCCTGTTGTGTGAGAAAAACTCCCTGATGTCAATCCTTGTTTAGTTTCAGTCATTTAAGAAATCACCAGTGGGCTGCCTCTGTGGAGCACTTTTGCTTTGTTCATAAAGTATCTAGTCACTGACAGGATTATTAAAGGATTACTTCAGTTATTTTTTCACAAGGCCTGCGTGtatatgtgtctctgtgtgtctgtaaccATCCTGCCTGGTGTATTTCAGGACTGGGTGGAGATGGGTGGGAACGCTGTACATCCAGCAGTTACTAAATGAGTGTATGGTGGTGCAcgcacacagaggcacacacatacttacacacagagcagacaaaGCAGACCTGAGTGAACAAATGAGCAGACAGCAGTCATCACAGCAGGCAGAGGAGAAAGAATTGAATCCTTGTTGATGGCTCCCTCCACAAACGTCTGTTCTCTCTGTTCATACAGTTACTCTTACCAACAGCAGCTCTGCCAAAAGGGAAATCAGAGCATAAATAAGAGCCAGTGCAGTgctgcacagagctgactgtgTGTCTTAAGTGGTTGATTGTATCTTTGATGGTCCACCAGCTCTCCATGGTGATTACCACAGATTGCCAGGAAATCATGcgtgatgttttttgttttttcagttctCATAAAAACTAAGATAACTCTTTGTTTGCCTTTGTTGTCTGAAAGATATACTTAATTGCATGCCTGTTAAGCTTGTGCAGCTGTAATCTTGTTTGCTGAGAATTGTTTTCCCCTCCTCTGTGTTATTGTTTTGAAGCCGCGGCAGGAAGCTGCGGAGCGGCGCTGGGAGTTTTACTGGCGTTCCCCTGCGtcaggtgtgtttttgtgtcatcaTGTCCATGTTAAAGAGCCCATCATGTTGATCCTCAGGCATTCGAGGGATTAGTGCTGAGATCTGGTACAGATTAGCTATAAAATACTGGGACACAGATGATGAGCATGTTTGTGGGTTTAGGCATGTCTGTGAGCACGCCGGCAGGAAGCCGTGCAAAATTGCAGCCTCACTGAGGGGAAAGACAGAGCTCATGACCAGAGTGACCATGCTGGAATATTTTGGTATTTTATACATATAGGGTTGGTTTGGTTAAACATCTGCTCTGCTGTACATGCACACATTAAAGGGTCTGTTCacccaaatgacaaaaaaacaaagcacactAACTTGGTGCTACATAGCATTACAGATGGTTTGGGTTTTACTTCTTTTAGTCTTTAAGGTATCcatctttgatatttttgcctCCACCCCAATACAGTGAAGGTGAAGAGAATGTTATTTGTGCCTCTTACAGCATTGAggaattttatttaaaacaaatttaaaatctCCTCTCTGAATCAGTGTCTCCATTAAATCGTCAAAAGTTTccaatggatttttttctttgatagaaAGTATTTATGTTTAAAACTGTAGCTGACTGTTTTCCGTGGAGTCACTGT harbors:
- the rflna gene encoding refilin-A produces the protein MVGHLHLQAMDDSLKGKNREGLLDSPDSGLPPSPSPPFCSLSPGLIESRSGSCTTPVESHHGYYKKESREGKLLPYLLLNSTGTDPKTRMYPVFFGESIEVNPKPEQEIKCNSEVKYDSDKHYRDRVYCAPVPTATSFSETVVAVRNCTWRSYKSQVYLEPRQKPISYQSTTIIYPKHAKNTYRTTLNYNATGSRRWFVSTVQLESSEDTSPCIIYTEDL